The segment CTCCACACAAGACGCACGACTGGACCTCGACCACCTTTTCGAGCTGGCAAAAAAACCGGGCGTAAAACTCGTTGTGACCACAGGGATTTGCAATGCAACGGGCGTTATATTGCCAATAAGAGAAATAGGCAAATTCTGTCGCGAGCACGACCTTATATATCTGGTTGACGGTGCGCAGCTCGCTGGAGTGTATCCCGTTAATGTCGAGGAGGACATGATTGACCTTCTCGCCTTTACTGGTCACAAAGGGCTTTATGGCGTTCCCGGGACGGGTGGACTTTACATTGGAGAGCGCGTCCAAAAGCTTCGCCCCCTTCTTTTTGGCGGGACAGGGACCCGCTCAGACCTCGAAACCATGCCAGAAGATATGCCTGACCGCTTCGAGGCAGGAACACCCAATACACCCGGCATAGTCGCGCTGGGCAAAGGCGTTGAGTGGGTGCTCTCTTATGGTGTTGATAAAATTCACGAGCACAAAGTAAGATTGCTTAACATAATGCACGAAGGGTTAAAAGATTTTGAAGGCATAAGGCTTTTCGGTCCGCAGGGGACGGAGGAACGCACTGCCATCGTGCCAGTCATATTCGACCGACTCTCACCACGCGCAGCCGCCAAAAGACTTTGGGACAATTTCATGATCGCGATACGCGCCGGTTTACATTGTGCACCACACATCCACTTCGACCTCGGCGCACCAGAGGGCACAGCAAGGTTCTCTTTCGGAGCAAACAACACTGAGGAGGATGCGCAATATGCTGTCTATGCTATAAAAGAGGTTGCCAAGGAAAGTCGGCAGAGATGAAACTCAATACTACTAAATTAGATAACATAAAAGTATGAGAATAAAAGCCTTCTATAAAAAATTGTTGGTTTCTTTCGCAAAATCCCCGATTGATCACTCCAATCCAAAGGAGACTCAAAATGGCGGAAAAAGTGCTTTTATCAGGAAACGAAGCTATAGCAAGAGGTGCGTATGAGGCTGGTTTTCATTTCGCAGCATCATACCCAGGAACGCCAGCCTCAGAAATCCTCGAAACCATAGGCAAGCAGTATTCGGATGTAATAAAATCCCAATGGTCAACCAACGAAAAAGTAGCTGTAGAGGTAGCCATAGGCGCTTGCTATGCTGGCGCAAGAGCTATGGCGGCAATGAAGCTCGTGGGCGTTAATGTCGCTGCAGACCCACTTTTCAGCCTATCCGAAACAGGCGTTAACGGGGCATTCGTTTTGGTTAGCGCGGACGACCCCGGAATGCACTCGTCTCAGAATGAGCAGGACAACAGAAGATACGCCAAATTCGCGAAAATGGTTCTATTAGAACCATCAGACTCACAGGAAGCGAAGGATTTCGTTGGGCTGGCAGCAGAAATTTCGGAAAAATTCGACATACCGGTCATGATAAGAATAACGACGCGCATATCTCACTCTAAAGCTGTGGTCGAGCTTGGGGAGCGAAAGGAAGTCCCGATAAAAGGTTATACTCCCGACATAAAAAAACGAGTCGTAATACCAGCCCACGCCCGCAAACTTCATGTGGAGCTTGAGAAAAGACTATTGAAGATAAAGGAATACGCAAACAGCGTGCATGTGAACCGAATAGAAGAGGGCGACCTCGTTATAGACGGCAAAAAAATAGGAATAGTAACCAGCGGCATATCATATCAATACGCCAAGGAAGTTTTCCCCAATGCTACCTACCTCAAGCTTGGTCTCAGCTGGCCATTCCCCGATAAACTTGCGAAAAAGTTCGTTGATATGGTTGACGAGGTTTGGGTTATAGAAGAAAACGAACCATTTCTGGAAGAGGAACTAAGAATAGCGGAACTCGGCGATAAAATAACGGTCGGCAAGAATAAAATCCCCCTCTGCGGCGAACTGAATCAGCAGATAATTCGTGAGGCGATACTTGGTGAGAAAGCTAAAGCACCACAAGTGGACATATCAAAGCTTCCCGCGCGGCCACCAGTCCTTTGCCCCGGATGCCCACACAGAGGAATTTTCTATGTCGCCAAAAAACTAAGGCTTCATGGAACCACAGACATAGGTTGTTACACGCTTGGAGCTATTCCACCTCTTGAGCAGGGAGAAACCTGCCTTTGCATGGGAGCATCCATCGGCGTTGCCCAAGGACTTAATGTCGCTCTCGGACCCGAGGAAGGCAAAAAAATTCTCGCATACATCGGTGATTCGACATTTTTCCATGCTGGACTTCCAGAACTCGCTAATGTGACTTACAATAAATCCAATATCGTGGTCTGCATACTCGACAACTCAACTACAGCAATGACCGGTCATCAACCTCACCCGGGGACCGGGATGACTATAACTGGTGAGCCAACAGTAAAACTCGACTTCTACGAGGTAGCCAAAGCACTCGGCGTGAAGAAAATTTACAGAACCAACGCTTATGACCTAAAGGAGATAGAGAAGGCACTTCGCGAGGCTACATCGACCGAGGAACCTGCGGTTATAATAAATCAGGGAAGATGCATCCTACTCGACTGGCGCAAGCTCGACATAACGCCCTTCACAGTTGACCCTGAAAAGTGCACAGGATGCAAAGTTTGCCTGCTCGTCGGCTGTCCAGCCATATCCATTGACCGAGAAACCGGAAAAGCAAAAATTGACGAACTGCTATGTGCTGGTAATCACTGCACAGTTTGCGCACAGGTTTGCCCATTCGATGCTATCGGACCTATGGAATCCTCCGAGCAAGAAGATTAAAAACTATTTAGGTGGTGGGAAAGTTTCACACAGTAGAATCTAATATAAACCCAAAACTACCTGACTCCGCTTGACAAACTTTATTATTTGAACAATTCGCCCGTTTTTATAACTTTAGCTATCTTTGGTATGAGCGCCGTCATCAGCTTTGCCATCTTCTTGTCAGCCTTTTTCGCGACCTTAAGTATGCTCTCAATAGATATTGGTTCAAGCGCATCAGGAATTCCCATATCCGTTATTATGGAAAAGCCGAGCACTTTCATTCCGCTGTGTCGCGCTACTATAACCTCAGGCACTGTCGACATACCCACAGCATCAGCGCCAATAATGCGAAGGAATCTATACTCTGCGGCGGTTTCAAGATTCGGTCCCGTTACTGCAACATAAACGCCCTGAACAAGACGAATCCCCAGCTCGAGCGCAGTTTGCTCGGCAAGGTCGCGAAGTTTCTTACAGTAAGCATCATACATATCGGGATACCGTGGACCGAGCTCATCATCATTAGGACCTATCAATGGGTTATCAAAAAGGAGGTTTATGTGGTCAGTTATTAGCATTATGTCGCCAAGTCTGAAAAGCGGATTCATCCCGCCAGATGCATTGGAAACTATGAGGACCTTAGCACCGAGCGCTTTCATAACGCGTACAGGGTAGGTTATTTCCTTCATGCTCCAGCCTTCGTACTTGTGGAATCTTCCCTGCATCGCCACAATAGGAACATCAGAGATCTTGCCAAAAATAAGCCGACCTCTATGGAACTCGAGCGTGGGAACGACAAAATGCGGGAGTTCGTAATATGGGATTGCGACATCTACTTTGATACATTTGGCAACCTCGCCAAGACCGGTACCAAGAATTATCGCTATCATCGGCTTGCCATCATAGTGTCGCCTTATAACAGGCAGTGTTTCCGAAAGCTGTTTCCTTATCTCAAGCATTGTGCCTCCTTTCTGACCCCATAGGTCCCATAAAATAAAAAATCGGCCCAAAATAATACCGAAATAATATAATAATGGGCTGGGATAATCCAAGCTAACAATAACAGTTTAATCGCTAATTCTCTCAACCCGCACCCTTACTATCTTTTTCTGATCAGCAGCAACAACGGTAAATTTTAGTGGCTCCCAAACGAGAACATCTCCGGGCCTGGGAATTTTTCTAAGTTTCTCAATTATGAACCCTGCCACCGTCTGATATGCCCCCACAGGGAATCGCTCCCCTGTCATAAGCTCAAGTGTTTCCATGGGCGTATCTCCCCGGATAACGAGGCTTGCGCCAGGATATTGCAAAGCTTTTTTGCTCGGTACAGCCCCGAAATCAAAAATCCATCTTACTATCGGATACCCACCGAACGCACCGGTAACATTGCCGAATTCATCCACTACCAAAGCAGGTGGAAAATTTTTATCCCTGGTCTCGTGCACGAATTCCAATGCCTCTTTATTCTCGGGAACGAACAGAGTCGATATTCTATCCGCATTGATAGGCTCACCCAAGGGTATTTTCCCGCAAAGCGTTACATCCAAAACACCTATAAGTTTATCATCCTTGGAAACTGCGACATAGCCTATTCCGTTTCTAAGTTTTTCATGAGCTTCCCGGGCGGGCGCACCAAGATTTACCACCGGAATTTGTGATACAGGGGTCATAACATCAAGAACACGCCTTTTTGCGAACCTAAGGAGCGCCGCAAGAGCAGTTAGCCGTCCTCTATCGAGGCCGTGGATAGGATTTCTGAGAACTTCTATAAGCTCAGCGGGTTGAGGGGCATATTCTGTCGTGCCAATGCGCTCGAACACTTTCGTCACGAAGCGTGAGAAAGCCGATGCCGCGTAAACAACCGGATACGCCACAGCTCTGAAAGCAAGAAGCGCATGGTTTGCCCACGGTATAATTTTGTCGCTTTTTTGAAGCGCTATCGATTTTGGAATAGTCTCGCAGAATATTAACGATACGACGCTAAAAACCACAGTCACAAGAATCTCTGCATAACCACCCATAACCTTAAGCGCCATCTCAGTTGCGACAGAAGCGGCAACCACGATTGATATATTCGTTCCCACAAGGGTAGTGACGAGAAGCTGTTCAGGGTTTTGCTGCCACCACGATGCCTTACCTGCCGTGTAACGATACAGGCGCACCACGAACGCAGTTTCGGACATCGCGAAAAACGCAGCACCAATAAGACCCAAAAGTATTATGATAGCTCCCGACATAATATTAACTCACGATTTTTCAAATAGTCTTCTTACCATATGCATTTCGCCAATAATGCCCTTTTCCTCGCCATTTTCGACAACAAGCGCCCACCGAACCCGCTTCTGGCTAAATTGCGCGAGAAGAACGCTTGGGCGGGTATCGCTCCCCACAACTATGGGCACGACTGAATACCTTGCAGCAAGCTCCTTATCGTCAACACCCACGAGCTCTTGAGGCGTAACGACGCTATCCAGCGAACCGTCAACCATTATCGCAACGAACTCGCACCCCATCTCGTCAAAAATTCTTCTTACATCCCCCACCAATGCCTTATCGTCCACAACCACCCACTTCGACCTCTCAATCATCACTTCCGAAAGCGGAACAGTATCGAGTTCAAGTGCAGTTATCAAAGCGTGGACTACTTCGCCTTTAAGTTCACCACTTCGCCTTAACACATCTATCATTGCACGAATGTCAGCCTCGTTTATTTCTTCCTTAACATCGCCACCGAACTTTGCGCCAACGGACTCGAGAAAAACCCTCATCGGGTATAGCACCTTGTAGGCCACCTCGAGGAACGGAGCCACTTTAAGGGAAAATTTTATGTTCCACCGCGCAGCAACGACTTTCGGGGTGATCTCACCAAATAGCAACAAAAGAACGGTCATAATCGGAATGGTATACTCAGCCCCCTTGCCCGGAACAGCGCGGGCTATAAACGCCGTCATAACAGCCGTTGCAGCGATGTTGACAATCATATTGCCGGAAAGAATGGTAACCAGCATTTCCCGCGGTTTTTTGATAAACTTAAGCAGCGTTCTGCTCGCTTTGTGACGCATCGTCCGAATTTTTTCCACATGAAGTGGGGATAGCGAGAAAATAGCCGTCTCCGACCCGGAGAACATCGCCGAGAACACGAGCAACACAAATATCAACAAAAGATGTGCGAATTCGCCGTCCAATTTTTGTTGAAGCTTAATTTCTTAAATTGGTTCATCTCACCGCCTGCTCTCACCGCTAAATAACCTTTCGGAAATAAATCTGCAATGTCTTTCTATCATGTCTGCAACATACTGTTGAAAACTTGCCAACATGCTTGTATCGGGTGAATGTTCGCGCCACTCACTAAGGCTGTCGTCAACCATGGCGAACACCGAATCGCGGACAGAAGAAAGAGCGCTGTGTATGGAGTCGGCAACAAATGTATTAATAACCCAATCAAAAGGAGTATCGTAAGCTCTTGCAACGAACGATAGAGCAAACTCCCTAAGCGGCGGATTTATTCCTGAAAGCTGGGGAGGTATAGTTTTTGAGAATACCCATAAAGGCGCAGGCACAGATATAAAAGGTTGTCCGAATCCCGAGAACATAAACGGGTATTCGATCCCATCGTCAGCAAGTCTGCCAACTATTATTTGATAAGTTTTAGTGGTAAATCTGTTGATAGTTTCGAATGTCGATATGTGTCCGAACGGCAACCCAGCGACAGTATCCTCAAACGGGAGGGGGTAAGGGATAAAATTTATTGTTGCGAGGTCGGAAATAAGGTTATAAACGCCGCGACAATCAATCGGTGAGTATCTCTCGGCTAATGCTCTCGCTCGAATGTATCGGCTCATCCCGGGACGAATGGTCAAATCACCCGAAAGCGAGAAATTGGTGCGAACAAGGAAACCAGACCTCGAACTCAAAGCGCTATAGTAGATGAAATCAACGCTTCCCACCTCTACCATGCCAGCATTGCCATATTGGTCAATAACTCCGTAACAATGCGTTGCGGCAAAGAAAACGGAATCGTAAATGAGCGAGTCGAGAATGTCCATGAAATCCCATACTGTTCTGCAGCGTGATAGGGCTATGTACATAAGTTCGCCGTCGGTTATTCCGCTTCCTCGCCACGGACCATGATTGTATGTGTCGGTGTTAACTATTCCGAATCCTGCGGCATTAACGCCAGCATAAACGCAGTTAAGCTGGTCCACATATGTAACACCGATAAACGGTATAGGACCATCCACATAAATGTATGTCTGCTCTGCTCGGGTTACATCCCGGGTCTTAAAAAGAATTGGCCGGCCATATGATGTCGCCGACGGCGAAAAAACAGCTATGGTGCAAGCAAGCAAAAGCTTTAAAGCTATTATTAGCAGGAAAAAGATGAGCAAAGTAGTTTTTAGCATAAATCTGGGATTCACACTATCTGACCACAGTAATAGTTCCATTGCAGACTATCTCACCGTCAACCTCGATAGCGTAAATGTAGACTCCCGGACGAACTATGTTCCCGGTGCTGGAGCGGCAATCCCATGTGGTCGCTCCCTTGTGGGACTCCCATATTAGCTCACCCTCGTGGTCGTAAATCCTTATTATACCGTGGCCGAAAATCATGTCAGGATAAGTGAAGTAAACGACATCATTTATCCCGTCACCATTGGGTGTTGCTATAAGTGGTCTGCAGTCGCAACCAGTGATCGAATAAACGAAACAGAACTCATATGTATCCATGACATTCGGGGAACCATAGTCAGGTTCAATGTCGGAAGCGGTTATCCTGATGCAAACCGTATCGTTATTAGGATAAGCGAATGGAGGAACCACATCCTCGGGAACGAACCTTAATGTATGCGATGATTGATCCCAGTAAAGCCCAGCGTCGGTAACATGATAAGTCGTTCCGCTTGAGCCAGTAGGGTCAACGCTACGATTGTACACGAAGAATTCGATGCTCAGCGAGTCAACCTCACGCCATCTATCCTGAAGGGAGACATTAATATCATATTGGCTCTCAAGCACAACCTGACCATCAGTCGGGTCGGTAGCATCGATAAATGGTGGCGTAAGGTCGACGAAAAATTGCCACGAGTAAACGCCTCTTAGCGGATGATGCGCATAGTCATCGGCAGAAACAAGCTTAACCTGAACATTCTGCCCGTCTGCAAAATAGTGAGTCGGCTGCGGGTAGAAATAAAGTGTATCGTGAGAATAAACAAGTTCGGTTCCATCAACATGATAATCCACACTGGCAACATTAAGCACTATGGTAGACGGGTCAACGCCAACATCATCGTCATATATACGCATAACTATTCGTTGATCCTTGTTAGTCGTCACAGTGAACGGCTGCGGCTCTATTATCTCAGCCAACGGACCCTGACCAAAATAAAGCGGCATAATGTCACTGCAACAACAGGATGTATCAACATATTCTCCTTGATCGGTGTCTGCATCACAGGCGCAAACCCGATAAACGAAGTTCCCGGCTTCCGACTGGGGCGGTATCTGCTCCACAGTCTTAAATATGTCATCCGTAAGTCTCGAGAGTTCGGTTCTTTGCACAGTGCCATCGTCCAGGTCTCCATCGTTATCCCACTCAACCCATGCACACAAAACTCCACTGCCTTCCTCGTCAACTATCTTAGCCTGTATGTCGAACGGGACCCGTGGTAAAAGCTGCATTGATTCGTCAGGAACCAGTTCGGAGAACACTGGACAAAGCGTATCGTCATCGGGGATAATGAAGCACCACCTTGTGGAAAGCTTGTTTGGTTCGCCGTAATCAGGGCTGTCCACTGCCTGAAGAATATCAACGCAAACTGTGTCCCTATCCCAGAACTGAATTCCCGCCTCTGCGGTATTAATGCAAAGTCTTCTACCGCTGAGGCTCACACCCGGGCTCATTATGTCAAGAGTAGCTATGAACGGTGGAATATTCTGACGACTTTCGCGGTTGTCGAGCGCAATAAGCAAACCATCCTTGTTAAGTCCCGACTCATCGTCCCATATGTCGAAACAAATCGTGGGACTGTGATTTATTACTATCTCGTTGCTATCGGGGCTTCTGTTGGCTACCTTTGGCGGCTTGAGGTCGACGAAGAAGTGCCACCTTACAGGTCCTCTGAACGGCAGGTTACCCTGACTATCCATAACACGAGTTAGCTCCACATTAACTCGCTGATTGTTATGGAACGGAGTTGATGGTACCCATGTAAGAAGCGGCGCACTATAGCTTAATTCCGGAGAAAAGACGCTGTAAAGATTGTCGTTAACCATGAATTGAATCGAATTTGGCTCAATGGAGTCGGCGCTATCGAGTTCCGCAAAGGACATTACAATCCGTTGGAGCGAATCAGAAGTCCATTTGTCATTTTTTGGCTCTATTATTGCTGCAGTAGGCGAACATGGTGCAATATACTGGTTGTTGTCCACATCGCTAAGTCCATAACATTCCACCCTTATCCTTACAGGTCTAAGCTGGCAGTCGCCGTAGGGGTGCGAACTCGTCCAGGAGACAAGATAACCGCCCCTTATAGCCTCGGCGATAAGCGAAAGTATAGGATTGAATGAGCCTGGTCCTGTCCAGTGGAAGTACTGACCACCAGTGCTTGTGGCTATGTTGGTATAAACAGCCCTGAATGAACTCATGTCCCTCGAGACAATGAAACATATAGCTCGCCTCGAAAGGAGCGCAGAAATAACCATTCCTGGAGTAACATCCGAGCGGCACATGAAACCGGGTGGGTCGCCGAGCGTGCACGCAGGGGCATCCGTAACCATTATTATTACTATCGCTGCTCCAGGGCGGAAGTGCATTGAATCTATGGCTGCCTTTATGGCGTCGAGGGATTCCTCTTTCCAGTCAGCACCACCACTCGCACCAACCGCACTAACCCAAGTCCTGAATGTGCTTATGCTACCTGTAAGGTCATAACCGTGAGGGAAATTAAACCCATCACCGAAAGTCACTAATCCCAACCTCGGAGAAATACCGGCATAGGTCAGCGAGTCCGCAAAGGCTCTTATACCTGAACGGACATCGGATATCATGCCCGACATGCTACCAGTGCTGTCCACAACGAACACTATGTCAACCATGCCGCTACCACCGAGCGAATGGACAATTATCGGATACTGCCTTTGCCAGCCTGTATGGTCCTCCCAGACGGTGAAATTGCTCTCATCAAGCCCTTCTACTGTGCGATCCTCCTCGTTTACAACAATACAATGCGCCGTGACCATAGGGAACTGGTCAGTGTAAACACGGTCAACGGTAAGGTCAATATCCGTTGGTGGAGTGTAACGGAAAAGAATTTCCCAACATGTGTCCAACATATTGGGACCACAGAATCTGTCGCTTATTTTATCCTCAGCGTGAAGGCAAACCAATATCGTTTCCTCA is part of the bacterium genome and harbors:
- a CDS encoding aminotransferase class V-fold PLP-dependent enzyme; protein product: MEPRTTMTYLDHGATSYPKPDGVIEAYYEYAKNVGASPSRGGYATALEAGRLIFKTRSLLAQLFHVEDPSRIIFTKNATEALNLVFFGLLKHGDRVVTTRMEHNAVIRPLIELQRRGVIEVFWANSTQDARLDLDHLFELAKKPGVKLVVTTGICNATGVILPIREIGKFCREHDLIYLVDGAQLAGVYPVNVEEDMIDLLAFTGHKGLYGVPGTGGLYIGERVQKLRPLLFGGTGTRSDLETMPEDMPDRFEAGTPNTPGIVALGKGVEWVLSYGVDKIHEHKVRLLNIMHEGLKDFEGIRLFGPQGTEERTAIVPVIFDRLSPRAAAKRLWDNFMIAIRAGLHCAPHIHFDLGAPEGTARFSFGANNTEEDAQYAVYAIKEVAKESRQR
- the iorA gene encoding indolepyruvate ferredoxin oxidoreductase subunit alpha; translated protein: MAEKVLLSGNEAIARGAYEAGFHFAASYPGTPASEILETIGKQYSDVIKSQWSTNEKVAVEVAIGACYAGARAMAAMKLVGVNVAADPLFSLSETGVNGAFVLVSADDPGMHSSQNEQDNRRYAKFAKMVLLEPSDSQEAKDFVGLAAEISEKFDIPVMIRITTRISHSKAVVELGERKEVPIKGYTPDIKKRVVIPAHARKLHVELEKRLLKIKEYANSVHVNRIEEGDLVIDGKKIGIVTSGISYQYAKEVFPNATYLKLGLSWPFPDKLAKKFVDMVDEVWVIEENEPFLEEELRIAELGDKITVGKNKIPLCGELNQQIIREAILGEKAKAPQVDISKLPARPPVLCPGCPHRGIFYVAKKLRLHGTTDIGCYTLGAIPPLEQGETCLCMGASIGVAQGLNVALGPEEGKKILAYIGDSTFFHAGLPELANVTYNKSNIVVCILDNSTTAMTGHQPHPGTGMTITGEPTVKLDFYEVAKALGVKKIYRTNAYDLKEIEKALREATSTEEPAVIINQGRCILLDWRKLDITPFTVDPEKCTGCKVCLLVGCPAISIDRETGKAKIDELLCAGNHCTVCAQVCPFDAIGPMESSEQED
- a CDS encoding purine-nucleoside phosphorylase, with the translated sequence MLEIRKQLSETLPVIRRHYDGKPMIAIILGTGLGEVAKCIKVDVAIPYYELPHFVVPTLEFHRGRLIFGKISDVPIVAMQGRFHKYEGWSMKEITYPVRVMKALGAKVLIVSNASGGMNPLFRLGDIMLITDHINLLFDNPLIGPNDDELGPRYPDMYDAYCKKLRDLAEQTALELGIRLVQGVYVAVTGPNLETAAEYRFLRIIGADAVGMSTVPEVIVARHSGMKVLGFSIITDMGIPDALEPISIESILKVAKKADKKMAKLMTALIPKIAKVIKTGELFK
- a CDS encoding DUF21 domain-containing protein, whose product is MSGAIIILLGLIGAAFFAMSETAFVVRLYRYTAGKASWWQQNPEQLLVTTLVGTNISIVVAASVATEMALKVMGGYAEILVTVVFSVVSLIFCETIPKSIALQKSDKIIPWANHALLAFRAVAYPVVYAASAFSRFVTKVFERIGTTEYAPQPAELIEVLRNPIHGLDRGRLTALAALLRFAKRRVLDVMTPVSQIPVVNLGAPAREAHEKLRNGIGYVAVSKDDKLIGVLDVTLCGKIPLGEPINADRISTLFVPENKEALEFVHETRDKNFPPALVVDEFGNVTGAFGGYPIVRWIFDFGAVPSKKALQYPGASLVIRGDTPMETLELMTGERFPVGAYQTVAGFIIEKLRKIPRPGDVLVWEPLKFTVVAADQKKIVRVRVERISD
- a CDS encoding DUF21 domain-containing protein; the protein is MDGEFAHLLLIFVLLVFSAMFSGSETAIFSLSPLHVEKIRTMRHKASRTLLKFIKKPREMLVTILSGNMIVNIAATAVMTAFIARAVPGKGAEYTIPIMTVLLLLFGEITPKVVAARWNIKFSLKVAPFLEVAYKVLYPMRVFLESVGAKFGGDVKEEINEADIRAMIDVLRRSGELKGEVVHALITALELDTVPLSEVMIERSKWVVVDDKALVGDVRRIFDEMGCEFVAIMVDGSLDSVVTPQELVGVDDKELAARYSVVPIVVGSDTRPSVLLAQFSQKRVRWALVVENGEEKGIIGEMHMVRRLFEKS
- a CDS encoding gliding motility-associated C-terminal domain-containing protein — translated: MKKVFVVFIFAFSLLFAQAPIIVSVSPNVGSLGNSYSVSILGAGFIATPTVDFGPGINVTSVTWLTTSLLAVNITVTFSAAIGPHDVIVTNPSGLADTLFGGFTVYPETDPPRASLIFPESCGVFVSCEDTAIIVHLEDASGIDDSSIHVRVNGVDYDITSPSLILLGDSVLYFFPSGPTFFSHGDTVHYILLSVADTFGNRALRPIDCTFTIDRRPPVVIGGDPPIGGVCDDLVPVFRIAVFDSLAGVDSSAFVLTIIRHDTDTISFDMSHSSMRWSRDTLDWQAWLASIAFELEETILVCLHAEDKISDRFCGPNMLDTCWEILFRYTPPTDIDLTVDRVYTDQFPMVTAHCIVVNEEDRTVEGLDESNFTVWEDHTGWQRQYPIIVHSLGGSGMVDIVFVVDSTGSMSGMISDVRSGIRAFADSLTYAGISPRLGLVTFGDGFNFPHGYDLTGSISTFRTWVSAVGASGGADWKEESLDAIKAAIDSMHFRPGAAIVIIMVTDAPACTLGDPPGFMCRSDVTPGMVISALLSRRAICFIVSRDMSSFRAVYTNIATSTGGQYFHWTGPGSFNPILSLIAEAIRGGYLVSWTSSHPYGDCQLRPVRIRVECYGLSDVDNNQYIAPCSPTAAIIEPKNDKWTSDSLQRIVMSFAELDSADSIEPNSIQFMVNDNLYSVFSPELSYSAPLLTWVPSTPFHNNQRVNVELTRVMDSQGNLPFRGPVRWHFFVDLKPPKVANRSPDSNEIVINHSPTICFDIWDDESGLNKDGLLIALDNRESRQNIPPFIATLDIMSPGVSLSGRRLCINTAEAGIQFWDRDTVCVDILQAVDSPDYGEPNKLSTRWCFIIPDDDTLCPVFSELVPDESMQLLPRVPFDIQAKIVDEEGSGVLCAWVEWDNDGDLDDGTVQRTELSRLTDDIFKTVEQIPPQSEAGNFVYRVCACDADTDQGEYVDTSCCCSDIMPLYFGQGPLAEIIEPQPFTVTTNKDQRIVMRIYDDDVGVDPSTIVLNVASVDYHVDGTELVYSHDTLYFYPQPTHYFADGQNVQVKLVSADDYAHHPLRGVYSWQFFVDLTPPFIDATDPTDGQVVLESQYDINVSLQDRWREVDSLSIEFFVYNRSVDPTGSSGTTYHVTDAGLYWDQSSHTLRFVPEDVVPPFAYPNNDTVCIRITASDIEPDYGSPNVMDTYEFCFVYSITGCDCRPLIATPNGDGINDVVYFTYPDMIFGHGIIRIYDHEGELIWESHKGATTWDCRSSTGNIVRPGVYIYAIEVDGEIVCNGTITVVR